The Mycolicibacterium fluoranthenivorans genomic interval CGTCGCGACTACGAGACGCGGACCCTGGACAAGCCTGCACCGGAAGACGGATCCGTCAGCTGAACGAGCGCTGAGTGCGGTGAGCGACTGGTTACCCCAGGTCATCGCGATCTTCCAGCGAATTGCCAGCTGGCAGATGGCTTTTCGTGACAGCACTGCGACCTCTGGTTATCACTTGTACAAGCAATCCTGACCGTGCGCATAGCCTCTACTTAAGGTCGATAGCAAAACTAACATTCAGACGTCCTCCGCCGAATCGGGACTCCGGCACGGGTACCACGCGGTTGCGATCCCAGTAACCGCGGTTCCCACGACGTCAGGTGTGAAAGGAATCATCGACATGAAGTTTGCGAAAGTCATTTCCACAGTGGGGATTACCGGCGCGCTCGCGATGGGTGTCGGTGCCGGTGTCGCCAATGCCGACCCTGGCTGGGGTCCGCACGGGCCTGGTTGGAACAACGGCCCGGGCTGGAACCGCGGACCCGGACCGGCTGACTGGCATCACCCCGAATGGGCCGGTTGGAACGACGGATACCCGGCACCGGGCTGGCGGCCGCCGGAGGGCTGGGAGCCCCCCGGCGACTGGAACAACCCCGGCGGATGGGCGCCGCCGGCCGATTTCCACATGAGATGTGGTGGCCCGCTGTGGAATCTGTTCCACCCGATCCCGTGCTGGTGATCTAAGCCTGCTCCCTGTTCTGCCGCTCGCCGCGTGGCGGGCGGCAGAACGCTGGGGAGGGCCCTTGGTGGTTCTCTTCTGGGGGTTGTCATCACATGATGACAACCCCCAGAAGAGAGTCACTCCGGATTGCTTCTGCTCGTTGATGAGATTCCGCGACGAATGGATGCTGCAAGCACGCCGATGCCGATGATCGCTGGGATGCTGACCTGCCAGGCGATCAGGAGGTACATGGGTTCTACCCCTCGGCCGCCACCAACGACCGCAACTTCACCGACGGGTTGTCCCGCTGGAACCCCTCCAGCCGCCACTTGGTGGAGAACAGCACCAGCAACACGCCGTCCGAACGGGTCAGCACCTCCGAGGACACCTGCTTGCTCATGAACTCCGCGTCCTCGGGATCCACGATCCGCGCCACTTGATACGGCAGCGACTCCAGAGTGATCGCCGCACCGATCTCGGTCTCCATCCGGTGCGCGGCCACCTCGAACTGCATGGGCCCGACGGCCGCGAACACCGGGGCCTGCTCGCCGCGCTTGTCCGAGCGCAGCACCTGCACCACGCCCTCCTGGTCGAGCTGTTCGATGCCCTTGCGGAACTGCTTGTGCTTGCTCGGATCCTTGCCGCGGACCACCGAGAAGTACTCGGGGGAGAAGCTCGGGATCGGTGGAAACTGCACGGGCACATCGCGATACAGCGTGTCACCGGGACGCAGTGCTGCCGCGTTGGCCAACCCGATCACATCGCCGGGCCACGCGTCGTCCAGTGTCGAACGCTGCTGCCCGAACACTGACTGCGCGTACTTCGTGACGAACGGTTTGCCGGTCCCGGCGTGGGTCAACACATCACCACGCTCGAACGTGCCCGAGCACACCCGCGCATACGCGATCCGGTCGCGGTGCGAGGAGTCCATCCCAGCCTGCACCTTGAACACGAACGCGCTGAAAGGAGAGCTCACCGGGCGCGGCTCACCGGCGACATCCACGATCGCGCCGGGCGGTGGCGCCAGCTCCACCAGCACGTCCAACAGCTGGTTCACGCCG includes:
- a CDS encoding peptide chain release factor 3; amino-acid sequence: MTENALDTRTAGRVTAEAKRRRTFAVISHPDAGKSTLTEALALHARVINEAGAIHGKAGRKSTVSDWMEMEKARGISITSTALQFPYRDCVINLLDTPGHADFSEDTYRVLTAVDAAVMLIDAAKGLEPQTLKLFQVCKHRGIPIITVINKWDRPGRHALELMDEIHERIGLRTTPLTWPVGIAGDFKGVMDRRANKFIRFTRTAGGATAAPEEHIAATDAHAAAGDDWDTAVEESELLSMDGSDYDRETFLSGESSPVLFTSAALNFGVNQLLDVLVELAPPPGAIVDVAGEPRPVSSPFSAFVFKVQAGMDSSHRDRIAYARVCSGTFERGDVLTHAGTGKPFVTKYAQSVFGQQRSTLDDAWPGDVIGLANAAALRPGDTLYRDVPVQFPPIPSFSPEYFSVVRGKDPSKHKQFRKGIEQLDQEGVVQVLRSDKRGEQAPVFAAVGPMQFEVAAHRMETEIGAAITLESLPYQVARIVDPEDAEFMSKQVSSEVLTRSDGVLLVLFSTKWRLEGFQRDNPSVKLRSLVAAEG